The following are encoded in a window of Magnolia sinica isolate HGM2019 chromosome 11, MsV1, whole genome shotgun sequence genomic DNA:
- the LOC131218024 gene encoding uncharacterized protein LOC131218024, which produces MNPSSPSSPPLHAFEREGNYRLSLIHSIRKPPVKPWRRSTALPDKHYVVHPSGFRKLVQKLTGAPQFTSRRLQEAAPAPLNLVPKRAVPPPQQLEYMDTYMQLQPLLLSPGQMKFKADISSLQLLPLFSPELTKFNSDTSSQLQPLFSSESMKFNNHSFGSSGFFSPSSSCAFPLLSPIFSPRTKALM; this is translated from the coding sequence ATgaatccttcttctccttcttctcctcctctccaTGCATTTGAAAGAGAAGGAAATTACAGACTCTCTCTCATCCATTCCATCCGTAAGCCGCCAGTGAAGCCGTGGAGGAGATCCACGGCTCTGCCCGATAAGCATTATGTGGTCCACCCATCAGGCTTCCGAAAGCTGGTGCAAAAGCTCACCGGGGCTCCACAATTCACATCACGGCGTCTCCAGGAGGCGGCCCCTGCACCACTCAATCTAGTCCCGAAGCGGGCCGTGCCGCCACCACAGCAGCTTGAATACATGGATACTTACATGCAGCTGCAGCCTCTATTATTATCTCCAGGACAGATGAAGTTCAAAGCTGATATTTCTTCTTTGCAGCTGCTGCCTCTATTCTCTCCCGAACTAACGAAGTTCAATTCAGATACTTCTTCGCAGCTGCAGCCTCTATTCTCTTCGGAATCGATGAAGTTCAACAATCATTCTTTTGGGTCATCTGGGTTCTTCTCACCTTCTTCATCATGTGCTTTTCCGCTCTTGAGCCCTATCTTCAGCCCGAGGACGAAGGCCTTGATGTAG